In Lysobacterales bacterium, the sequence CGATACCTCGGCTAGCCGGCGGGTGCTCGTGGCCTACCAATCCCAGAATGACGATAGCCCGATGGCGACGGCGTCGAAGGGTTCGGCGCGCATCTCGTCCTGGTCGGCGTGGGTGCCGAGCAGCAGCCAGTGCGCGCCGTCGCGGCGGTAGATCTCGATGGTCTTGGACTGCGGCTCCACGATCCAGGCGTGGCCCACGCCCAGTTGCGCATACAGCGGCAGCTTGAGCTTGCGGTCCTTGATTGCGGTGGCAGGTGAGAGGATTTCGCAGATCCAGTCCGGCACCACTTCGACGGCACCGTCGGGCGTCACCGGCAGGCGCTCGCGCCGCCAGCCGGCCAGGTCCGGCACCAGCACCTGGCCGGACAGGTGCAACTCCGGCTCGACCAGGATCAGCCAGCCACCGGGGCCGCTGCCGCCGCGGTCGAAGGGACCGGAGACCTCGCGCGCGATTCCGGTTTCGATGCGCGAATGCCGCGCGGTCGGGCGTGGCTGGGTGTGCAGCTGGCCGGCGATGACTTCGCCGGTCACATGCTCGGGCAGCCTCAGCAGCGCTTCGTAGTGGGCAGGCTGGATCAAGGCGTTCATGGCGCAAGCTTACTCCGCAGTGCGTGGGCCAGCATCCGGCGCGCCGGGGTCCGGCCGATGCGGACGACCCTAGACCACCACCGGTTCCGGTTCCAGCAGGATGCCGAATCGTTCGCGCACCGTGGCTTGCACATGCTGTGCCACGCGCCAGAGATCGGCGCCGCTGGCCGCGCCGTGATTGACCAGCACCAGCGCGTGTTGTGCGGACACGCCAGCATCGCCGTCGCGATAGCCCTTCAGTCCACACTGGTCGATCAACCACGCCGCGCTGAGCTTGCGGCGTCCTTCGTCGGCGTCGAAGTTCGGTGCGCCCGGGTGGTTCGCGAGCAGGGCTTGCGCGACCTCGGCAGCGACGATGGGATTCTTGAAGAAACTGCCGGCATTGCCGATCACCGCCGGGTCGGGCAGCTTGCGCCGGCGGATTGCGCAGACGGCGTCGAACACGTCGCGGGCCGTGGGCGTGGCGACGCCCATCGCCGTCAGCTCTTCACGGACGCCGGGGTAGCCGATGCGAAGTTCGCCTGCGCGCGGCAGCCGCAAGCGGACGTTGAGGACGATGTAGCGCTCGCGCTCCCCATCGCGCTTGAAGCGGCTGTGGCGGTAGCCGAAGTCGCAGGCATCGTGCTTGAACATCGTGGTGCAGCGACGCTCGCGATCGAACACCTCGACGGCGTTGACGAAGCGCTCGACCTCGACGCCATAGGCGCCGATGTTCTGGATCGGT encodes:
- a CDS encoding Uma2 family endonuclease, encoding MNALIQPAHYEALLRLPEHVTGEVIAGQLHTQPRPTARHSRIETGIAREVSGPFDRGGSGPGGWLILVEPELHLSGQVLVPDLAGWRRERLPVTPDGAVEVVPDWICEILSPATAIKDRKLKLPLYAQLGVGHAWIVEPQSKTIEIYRRDGAHWLLLGTHADQDEMRAEPFDAVAIGLSSFWDW
- the murB gene encoding UDP-N-acetylmuramate dehydrogenase, translated to MLREQVSLKALNTFGVAAAARWYGEAASPAELALLLADPRVAELPLLVLGGGSNLLLTRDVDGLVLRYTDDHIRVIAPGRDSHLVEVGAGMGWHAFVDWSLAHGYVGLENLALIPGTVGAAPIQNIGAYGVEVERFVNAVEVFDRERRCTTMFKHDACDFGYRHSRFKRDGERERYIVLNVRLRLPRAGELRIGYPGVREELTAMGVATPTARDVFDAVCAIRRRKLPDPAVIGNAGSFFKNPIVAAEVAQALLANHPGAPNFDADEGRRKLSAAWLIDQCGLKGYRDGDAGVSAQHALVLVNHGAASGADLWRVAQHVQATVRERFGILLEPEPVVV